Proteins encoded within one genomic window of Mya arenaria isolate MELC-2E11 chromosome 13, ASM2691426v1:
- the LOC128214334 gene encoding mitochondrial substrate carrier family protein L-like gives MTHSEKRTHWFKEGGIGLGVGILYGLTNTCVGHPWDTLKTKMQAQAGFEKTGLFQTLTKTLRSQGVIGLYRGCIPPLWGSGIYRSVQFAVFEGVYTLLNEPNFNFEIPLTAGLQPRVIIAGAVASTSRAIIETPLEFAKIKRQTQQTWELRKVYTGFGVTWLRTMGLMSSYFIFVDTGRRNFPEYFARPILGPFLISGMAATMAWWIVWPLEYMKSQVQSGYANQNESVLKRMATVIRERGFFSLYRGILPGTIRSFTANGTSMVVMTFAQRKVSEMGLRD, from the exons ATGACACACAGTGAAAAACGTACCCATTGGTTTAAAGAAGGTGGAATAGGACTTGGAG tggGTATATTGTATGGGTTAACAAACACATGTGTCGGGCACCCATGGGATACCCTAAAAACCAAGATGCAAGCCCAAGCAGGCTTCGAGAAAACCGGGCTTTTCCAGACACTCACAAAGACTCTCAGGTCCCAGGGTGTCATTGGTCTGTACAG agGATGTATTCCGCCTCTGTGGGGGTCTGGCATCTACAGATCCGTGCAGTTTGCTGTATTTGAAGGGGT GTACACATTACTGAATGAGCCaaactttaattttgaaattccTCTAACTGCTGGGCTGCAACC GCGGGTAATTATAGCAGGTGCAGTAGCGTCTACCTCTAGAGCTATTATAGAAACTCCACTGGAATTTGCCAAG ATTAAGAGACAAACTCAGCAAACATGGGAACTCAGGAAGGTGTACACG GGCTTTGGAGTTACTTGGTTGCGCACCATGGGCCTGATGAGTTCATATTTTATCTTTGTGGACACGGGTAGGCGAAATTTCCCCGAGTACTTCGCCCGGCCCATACTTGGACCATTTCTCATATCAGGGATGGCAGCTACCATGGCATGGTGGATTGTGTGGCCATTAGAGTACATGAAATCACAAGTCCAGAGTGGTTATGCCAA CCAAAACGAGTCGGTGCTGAAGAGAATGGCAACCGTTATACGTGAGCGGGGATTTTTCTCCCTATACCGGGGAATTTTGCCCGGTACCATAAGAAGCTTCACAGCCAATGGAACGAGTATGGTTGTCATGACGTTTGCACAGAGAAAGGTTTCTGAAATGGGTCTTAGGGATTGA